TCGTGGCGCGTTGCGCGCCGTTCCGCCCGCCACGCCGAGAATCGGCTCCGGAGTCCTGCCTGCGTCACGGGCTCGGTCCGCGGCGACGCGACCGTCGGCGCGCGGCCGAACCGCTGGTCGTGCTCCCGTGTGTCAGTGATGCCCGACATGGTGAACCTCCTTGGTGAACACCGGTGAAGTAGTTTCACCGGTGTTTCTACCGTGCGCGCTTCCGTCACACCTGTCAAGGGGTTACGCTGGTGTAATGGGTGCACTGACCGACTTGGCGTTCCAGAAGGAGGACGAGGTCATCCCGCCGTCACTGCGACTGGTGCGCGACTTCGTGAACACCGTCGAGTACCAGCTCGACGACGAGCGGCTGGGCGAGCCGGCCGACCTCGCAGCCTGGCTCGGCTCACGCGGCCTCCTCGACGAGGGTGCTCGCGTGACCGCCGACGACCTCGCCTTCGCGACGCAGCTGCGCGAGGGGCTTCGCGGCGTGCTCGAACTCCACGCCGGGCACGAGCCCGACCCCGCCGCCGTCGCTCGACTGAATGAGGCGCTCGCCCAGCTGCCGGTGCACGTGCAGTTCGTCGAGGCCGAGTCGTTCGAGCTCGAACCCGCCGGCGCCGACCCCGTCCGACGAGCGCTCGGCGGCCTGCTCGACGCCGTGC
This DNA window, taken from Agromyces sp. 3263, encodes the following:
- a CDS encoding CGNR zinc finger domain-containing protein; this encodes MGALTDLAFQKEDEVIPPSLRLVRDFVNTVEYQLDDERLGEPADLAAWLGSRGLLDEGARVTADDLAFATQLREGLRGVLELHAGHEPDPAAVARLNEALAQLPVHVQFVEAESFELEPAGADPVRRALGGLLDAVRRSIDDGTWPRLKACARDSCRWAYYDHSRNRSSRWCTMAGCGNAVKMKKAYAARKDRRPDDV